The following proteins are co-located in the Phycisphaerales bacterium genome:
- a CDS encoding SpoVR family protein encodes MPGTPHTELSPELLAHMQAIKAKAIEYGLDFYEVVFEVLPFEVMNQIASYGGFPTRYPHWRWGMEYEKLSKRDAYGLGRIYEMVINNDPCYAYLQESNAVTDQKLVMAHVYGHADFFKHNLWFSKTNRKMMDEMANHATRVRRHIERHGHDEVEKFIDACLSLENLIDPHSPFVMREEPRVSAPPGESLRHAAEFHDEEGDAHAAAAFQAEKLPAKDYMDPFINPQEELERQRKAHDERRKAAQTKYPARPTRDVLLFLLRHARLPEWKQDILSIIRDEAYYYAPQAMTKVMNEGWATYWHSKLMTQHFLEAKEIVHYADQHSGVVHMPPGGFNPYKIGVELFKDIERRWNTGQHGPRWEEISEIGAKQRHDDKSMKGREKIFEVRRIYNDVSFIDEFLTEEFVERHKMYQHRRDPQTGEIKIVSRDFQRVKQTLLHHLTNAGQPFIYVVDANYLNRGELVLAHKFSGLEVEAARAKEVLHALRLIWGRPVHLVTRINDDLNLLTVSEPGGQVSRERFSEETPKPAHMVE; translated from the coding sequence ATGCCGGGCACCCCCCACACCGAGCTCAGCCCCGAACTCCTGGCCCACATGCAGGCCATCAAGGCCAAGGCCATCGAGTACGGGCTCGACTTCTACGAGGTCGTCTTCGAGGTCCTGCCCTTCGAGGTGATGAACCAGATCGCCTCCTACGGCGGCTTCCCCACCCGCTACCCGCACTGGCGCTGGGGGATGGAGTACGAGAAGCTCAGCAAGCGGGACGCCTATGGCCTGGGCCGCATCTACGAAATGGTGATCAACAACGACCCCTGCTACGCCTACCTGCAGGAGTCCAACGCGGTGACCGACCAGAAGCTGGTGATGGCCCACGTGTACGGGCACGCCGACTTCTTCAAGCACAACCTGTGGTTCAGCAAGACCAACCGCAAGATGATGGACGAGATGGCCAACCACGCCACCCGCGTGCGGCGGCACATCGAGCGGCACGGGCACGACGAGGTCGAGAAGTTCATCGACGCGTGCCTGTCGCTGGAGAACCTCATCGACCCGCACTCGCCCTTCGTGATGCGGGAGGAGCCGCGGGTGTCGGCCCCGCCGGGCGAGTCGCTGCGGCACGCGGCGGAGTTCCACGACGAGGAGGGCGACGCCCACGCGGCCGCGGCGTTCCAGGCGGAGAAGCTCCCCGCCAAGGACTACATGGACCCGTTCATCAACCCGCAGGAGGAGCTGGAGCGGCAGCGCAAGGCGCACGACGAGCGGCGGAAGGCGGCGCAGACCAAGTACCCGGCGCGCCCCACGCGGGACGTGCTGCTGTTCCTGCTGCGGCACGCGCGCCTGCCGGAGTGGAAGCAGGACATCCTGAGCATCATCCGCGACGAGGCGTACTACTACGCGCCGCAGGCGATGACCAAGGTCATGAACGAGGGCTGGGCCACCTACTGGCACAGCAAGCTCATGACGCAGCACTTCCTGGAGGCGAAGGAGATCGTGCACTACGCCGACCAGCACAGCGGTGTGGTGCACATGCCCCCCGGCGGCTTCAACCCCTACAAGATCGGCGTCGAGCTCTTCAAGGACATCGAGCGGCGGTGGAACACCGGGCAGCACGGCCCGCGCTGGGAGGAGATCTCTGAGATCGGGGCCAAGCAGCGCCACGACGACAAGTCGATGAAGGGCCGCGAGAAGATCTTCGAGGTCCGCCGCATCTACAACGACGTGTCGTTCATCGACGAGTTCCTCACCGAGGAGTTCGTCGAGAGGCACAAGATGTACCAGCACCGGCGCGACCCGCAGACGGGCGAGATCAAGATCGTCTCGCGCGACTTCCAGCGGGTGAAGCAGACGCTGCTGCACCACCTCACCAACGCGGGGCAGCCGTTCATCTACGTGGTGGACGCCAACTACCTGAACCGGGGCGAGCTGGTGCTGGCGCACAAGTTCTCGGGGCTGGAGGTGGAGGCCGCGCGGGCAAAGGAGGTGCTGCACGCCCTGCGGCTCATCTGGGGCCGCCCCGTGCACCTGGTGACGCGGATCAACGACGACCTGAACCTGCTGACGGTGAGCGAGCCGGGCGGGCAGGTGTCTCGCGAGCGGTTCTCGGAGGAGACGCCGAAGCCAGCGCACATGGTGGAGTGA
- a CDS encoding YkgJ family cysteine cluster protein: MDPEHHQLRHAWLTAARDKTIAAELEAVYTLIADQIDARAPRCDISGRCCHFEQHGHRLYVTGLEAAYTVSRLGLVGRNAHSDEDVAMARIRGDCPFLVNERCTVHPIRPLGCRVYFCDPTAQDWQQDLSERTLAMVRAIHEKHDVPYRYGEWRGMLELLVER, from the coding sequence ATGGACCCCGAGCACCACCAACTCCGCCACGCCTGGCTCACCGCCGCCCGCGACAAAACCATCGCCGCCGAGCTTGAGGCCGTGTACACCCTCATCGCCGACCAGATCGACGCCCGCGCCCCCCGCTGCGACATCTCCGGCCGCTGCTGCCACTTCGAACAGCACGGCCACCGCCTCTACGTGACAGGCCTAGAGGCCGCGTACACCGTGTCGCGCCTGGGGCTGGTCGGAAGGAACGCGCATAGCGACGAAGACGTCGCCATGGCACGCATACGCGGCGATTGCCCGTTCCTGGTGAACGAACGCTGCACCGTCCACCCCATCCGCCCCCTCGGCTGCCGCGTCTACTTCTGCGATCCCACCGCCCAGGACTGGCAGCAGGACCTCAGCGAACGCACGCTCGCGATGGTGCGGGCCATCCACGAGAAGCACGACGTGCCCTACCGGTATGGAGAGTGGCGGGGGATGCTGGAGCTTCTAGTCGAGCGATGA